The sequence TATTAATAGAACCGAACAGTTTTCCCCCTTTACCTACTTTAACTGGTATTTTTATAGTTAAATTTTTTAACTTATTTTCTATTTCTTTTGATTTTTCAACTAAACAACGTTCTTTACTAGAACGTTGTTTCAATATTTCACGTATATTTTTTATAACTCCAGGTAATGCTAAAACAGCATATCCCTTAGGAATTAAATAATTTCTAGCATAACCAGATCTTACATTTAATTCATCGTATTGAAACCCTAAATTTTCTACATCTTTTTTTAAAATAATTTTCATTTCATTTTTATTATTATCTTAAATCATCTGTAACAAAAGGAAGAAGACCAATATGTCTGCA is a genomic window of Blattabacterium cuenoti containing:
- the rplI gene encoding 50S ribosomal protein L9 yields the protein MKIILKKDVENLGFQYDELNVRSGYARNYLIPKGYAVLALPGVIKNIREILKQRSSKERCLVEKSKEIENKLKNLTIKIPVKVGKGGKLFGSINNQELMKILNKKGIYIEKKFIRITGNKVIKTVGKYQAIIHLHKKIELSFNFEVLAASYTSKSSII